cataataaaagtctcttttcggaattatccgacagttttcgacattcggaattacccgagtaaaccttaccttaTTTGTTATTAGTCCACACTGCCACAGCTGTTAAATATTGATACCTCCACCTCATAATTCATTAAAATGTTAGTTTCTCTTAATCATTTAAGCCATTGTAAATCTATTTATCTCCTTTCCTTTGTAATAGCACTTAGGACACGCGAAGTCGGGATCTAGCATTCTATTGGTCTGAAAACAAAAgaggaaaaatattaaaacacttgcCCAGTTAATTCACAAGTATTGCATTAAGTATCTGAACTATTTATTTACAGGTTTCAGGTGGTTTgtttatattgaataatttataaattGTGTTTAATGTATGGACAACCAATTTGATTTCTATTACACTTCATGTCAATAATAGGCCTTctcatctgtgtcagatgtcTTAAGCAGCATCCCGGTAACGACACTTGCCTTGTTTGCTTGTCGTTACTTcatgtcacagtgacaataaatatgaaaactgaaaGCCATGAGAAAAGCACATTCTTGTCAGTACTACAAAGTATAAAATTGACTGGGATCAAATTGTTTGTCTGTATGTAATCAAAAACAATCTTACATTCTCACAAAGGCAATCTTACCGATAAGCAGTAATAGCAGAAGATATGTGAGCAGCCCATGGTATGAGGTAAAACCGGTCTGGTAGAACAACAGGCACATAAAGTGAGGTGGGTCATAAGGGGTGGGCCTGGCTTTGACACTGGCTTCACATGCTGCCGCCACCACACATACTTCAATATGTTGCTGAGTCTTCTTCTGAGACCAAAAATGTTCATCAAAGATATGATGGTGCCTATTAGTTCCTGAAAGAAAAATAGAGGGGCTCCTGTCAAAacaaagataaaaccaaattgTTTTGAACCAAGCTTTTTGAGTCAAACACAAGtatgtttaatttttatgaGGTCTGTTGTTGCAACATCTTTCAAAAGTATTTACTGCACTACTAATATGTATAGGGATATGCAAATGAATGGATTTTCAAACGTAGATGTTTAAATATGAACATGgcagtattattttattgagaaTTTGCAAGACTTCTGATTGGTAGTATGCCAAACAAAAACAGCTTAAAGatacttacaataaaattatgccACAGAAGTTCTCTCGTCCATGAAAAATCAGTCAAGTCCTCTCTGGTAAGCTTATCAGCTGTCAACTCCAAACCCAAAATAAAATCTATGAGCACTGGATATTTGCCACTTCTTATAAacctcaaaaaatttaaaatgtctccaaataactggaatgtttctaacTGATGTACAAAATTCTGTACTTTAGTATTAGAAGTCCAACTGTATATAGCTCtatcttttaaatattttaatccaATTGTGTACCCATAATACCAGTAAAGTTTAGACTTGGAGAAGTTATTTGTGTTATATTTCAATGAAAGCATTTTTTGTCCAAAAGTGCATTTGTTGTCATAGACTGAATATTTGAATATCCATGTTCGAAGAAGTAGTTCTAATTCTGGTAGTACTGGCTGCAGAATACCTGGCTGAAATcattatattaatttactatAGTAAAATTCAAAGTACTAATTTAAGAAAATGTAAGTTTAAACAAACCTCTAAATATTTTGTAGCATTAAATAATTGTTGTTTAAGCAGCTCTTCCAGCTGCTCATCTAACTGGCCCGCGTCCAACTAGAATATAAACAGTACAATGCACTTTTTTCACTAGAGAATAAACATAttgttaaataatattatagtcgatattattttgtataagtACCTGTGTCACACGAGGAATGTAACTTATAGCCATTTCTTAAGTGTCGAATCTAACATAATATATCTACCttaatttgtttgtctgaaGTCTGAAAGATAAAATGGATAAGATGTTATACTTAAACAACAAACCTACTTTAAAATAGAGAAATATGAGACGAAATATACACCATACCTACTAACAAAGTACTCCGAGTGTTATATGATGGACAAGTAGAGTATAGTTAACTTAAATTATTAGTTAataatatctagacacgcggcagcgtgtcaagccaagttcaagttAATATTACTGAAAACATACGATAAATCAGGCACAAACTTTATCAAATTTCATTTTCATAATCCCATTAATCCCTACTCCCTACCTACTGTCAGATGTGTCAAAAATCCTTTTCGGCACAACCATTATAACGCTAGCAGTATGCAACACTCAATAGCACTAAACTTAAACTGTTgctcaaatataaaaaaaaaacattcattttAATCATTCTTCAGTTCGTTCACCCATTGCTTGTCTTATCTGTTAAATCAAAAGTGAAAGAGAAGAGAGTGCTTCTTGGAAATGGATATTGTGTGCCTATTTTATCGTTTTATGTTGTGAT
The sequence above is drawn from the Cydia fagiglandana chromosome 7, ilCydFagi1.1, whole genome shotgun sequence genome and encodes:
- the LOC134665931 gene encoding peroxisome biogenesis factor 2 encodes the protein MAISYIPRVTQLDAGQLDEQLEELLKQQLFNATKYLEPGILQPVLPELELLLRTWIFKYSVYDNKCTFGQKMLSLKYNTNNFSKSKLYWYYGYTIGLKYLKDRAIYSWTSNTKVQNFVHQLETFQLFGDILNFLRFIRSGKYPVLIDFILGLELTADKLTREDLTDFSWTRELLWHNFIELIGTIISLMNIFGLRRRLSNILKYVWWRQHVKPVSKPGPPLMTHLTLCACCSTRPVLPHTMGCSHIFCYYCLSTNRMLDPDFACPKCYYKGKEINRFTMA